Genomic segment of Pseudothermotoga hypogea DSM 11164 = NBRC 106472:
CTCCACGTTCTCTTTTCTGCAAACTTCTATAGCCTCGTGGACCTTCGAGAGCACTGGATTGGGTTTGACGCCAGAAACCTCAACCCACTCGATGCCGTTTCTTTTCAAAGATTCCACGACCTGATCGTAGACACCGTTCTTCTTTATCGAACCACCGCCGTAGAGCATCAAAACCTTTTTGATCCCGAAAGATTTGATCTCCTCGCCTATCTTTGGAATGGTTCCTTTACCGAATATCAACTTGGTGGGATTGTGAAAAACGAAGTTTTCCACTCTGCATCACCTCAAGGAAATTATAGTACATTCAGCGAGCGTGATTCCATTGAAGAATTCCCACCACGTGACAAGAAAATGCAGAATAGAAAAAAGCCCCTGAGAATCAGGGGCTTTCGAGATTGATCAACCTTCGATCACTGAGTTGTCCTGAACCTGCACCCTGTATTCCGATTCATGGTTGTAGAACCTTCTGAAGTACTCCTCGACGAGCATCTTCGCCAATTGTTCTCTGTTCAGCGTCTTTATCTTCTCGTACGATGCCAGGCATATCAGATCGCGTGGTCCGTTCTGGAAAATGACGAGTTCTTCGCTGAGCAACGTGACATCAATTATCGCCAGTTGGTTCTCAGCTTCGAGTAGCTTGAACTCATCCATCTTCTTTATTCTCCCAAATTCTATGCCTTCGCTGAGAAAATCGGTCAAGCTCTCATCGTCGAACATCACCAAAGAGACCAGAATCCTCGGTATCTTGTCTTGATAGACATAGAGACACACGTTGAAGGTCCCAAACTGTGGACTGTTGAAGGAAGGTCCATGGAGGGAGAAAAGCTGCTTGATCATTTCTTGCGGTGCGTGTAGATCGGTGTACTGAACTGTGAAGTTGTCCAAGAGCGTCATTTTTCACCATACCTCTCCAGGAAGTGTTGATAAAGCTTTTCGTTCTCCCTGACGATCTGGAGTGCGAACTCGGCGTGATGTTTCGCATAACCGTTGCCTATGATCATGTCCACGTCTTTGCCTATACCTTCGGCACCAAGCGCTGCCTTGGTGAAGCTCGTCGCCATGGAGAAGAAATAGATCTTTCCCCTTTCTCTCGCGCAGAGTATCGAGGTCATTTCGGTGTCTGGAACGTTCACGACGTTGATCACCACGTCCGCGAGCCTTCCATTGGTGACTTCAATAAACTTTTCGTACGATGACACGGCGTCCTGTGCGTCGGAAACGAAGATATCGTCAACGAAACCGAGCTTCTTGAGCTGTTCTATCGATCTTTCGGAATGAACGAGCGCCACGACCCTGCCCGTTGGACCTGAGTACTTCTTCGCCACGTAACTGCACAGCACACCAGATTTGCCACCTGCACCGATGACGAGCACCAAGTCGGAAGGTGAAACGAGCCTTGCAGTTTGAATCGGAGCTCCAGCCACGTCGAGTACGGCGAGCGCCACGGACTCCGGCATATCTTCCGGCAGGCGAGCGAACACACCTGTTTCGAAGAGTATCGCTTCAGCTTCGACGTCCACCTGATCCCTGTCCAGATACACCTTCTTTATCTTCTTTAAATTCAAAGGCGTCAGACTCAACGAAACAAGCGTTGCGATCTTGTCTCCAACTTTCACATCGACGTTCAGATCTTTCCCTATAGCCTTCACCCTGCCTATGAGCATGCCCCCAGAGCCTGTGATAGGATTGTGCATCTTGCCTCTCTGCTCGACGATCTGCATTATCTTTTCTGCGACCTTTTGTTCATCCGCACCAACTTCATGCTTGATCTGAGCGAAAGAAGCTGCGTCGATATTGAGTCTGATCACGTCGATCAAGATCTCGTTGTCGTACAACTTGCTCGTATCGTTGTCCAGCTTCCAGGCAGGCTGCGGCAACTTGCCTTTCGGTTCGATCACTCTGTGTCTGCCGAATGGATCTCCTCTCACGTCCATCCCTCCAGAATCGAAGCGGGGCCTCAGCCCCGCTCATCTTCATAGGCCTTCTTTTTCGAGCTCTCTTTTGATCTCGGCCTCCGCCCACGCCAGACCTTCTTCTATGGTCTTTTTACCGTACAGAACATCGCTCACCATCGTGCCAACGATGGACCTTATCTCTGCCCAAACACCGATCTGTGGATCGAACACACCGTACGGAAGTTGGATCAACGGAACCTCGGCGGCTGGATCTTCCGCAACGAGCTTTTTCCATATCGCAGTTTCGGTCGCACTCTTTCTCACGGGCAGATAACCCGTCTTGACGGCCCAATAGGCGGTGATCTCTGGAGAGATCAAGAACTTCATGAACTCCCAGGCTGCCTTCTTCTCTTCAGGTTTCGCTGTGCTGAACATGATGACGTCGGTTCCTGCGAACTGAACGTTTCTTGTTTTCCAAACGGGTACAGGAGCCCACGTCCATCCATGCTTACCCTTCGAAGCGGCATCAACGTAAGGTTTGCTCGCAACCGTCTCTATGAACATCGCGATCTTTCCTTCACCGAACGGTCCATCGAGATAGCCACCCTGAACGAGCGCGTATTTGTCCTTCAGATCGAGTAGGAACTGAAGCACTTCCCTCGACTCAGGACTGTTGATCGTTACCTTCCACTTGCCGTCGGGACCTTTCTGAAGTATCGAGCCACCGTTGAGCGCGAGGAAAACCTGGAAATGGTCCACCGTGGATCTGAAGCCAAAGCCGTACTGATCGATCGTACCGTCGTTGTCAAAGTCTTCGGTCAACAGTATCGCGGCCCTCTTGAGCTCACCAATGGTTTCGGGTATCTTGAGACCGGCGAGCGCGAGCGCATCGGTGTTCACGTAAAGAACGTAGATGCTCTTGTTGAAAGGTACCGCGTAGATCTTATCGTCCCAAGTGCAGTTCAACCTCATCACTTCCCAGATGTCTTCCCACTCGGCTTTGGAAAGACCTATCTGCGGATCGTTGACGTAGCTGTTAAGAACTTCGACGATTCCAGAGTAAATGAGCTTCGCCGTCCAGTTGGAGTACGCTTGCGATATCGTTGGAAGTCCTCCCGCCTGAGCAGCGGCCAGAAGTTTCTGTTGCAACGCCGCATAGTTTCCAATGTAGACCGCCTCGACTTCGATGTCGGGACGTTGCTGGTTGAAGAATTCAACGATCTCCTGCAGTGTTTTACCGTGGCCACCACCCATCGCGTGCCAGAACGTGACTTTGACCTTTGCCATCATCAACGTGACGAGGAGCACCGTCAACAACACCACGAGAAACCTTCTCATCCACCAACACCTCCCTCAAGTAATCGTTTATAAAGATTGACCACTTCATTTCTAAGAGACGCCAGATCAGAGTTGTTCTCGATCACGATACCTTCCTCGACGATATCGTTCTGTGCCGCGAGCCGCCTTTGAATCTCTTGCTGACTCAAACCCTTTTTCTTAAGCCTTTCGACGATCTTTGCTTCGTCACATTTAACGGTGATGATCACGTTACACAGCTCTGCCAGTCCGATCCTCCTCAGCAGTGCCGCGTCCAGCACCACAACGTCCGAACAAGCTTCGATCAGTTTGAGCACTTTATCTTTGATGACTGGATGGACGACACTCTCGAGGATTCTCAACTTTTCTGCGTCTTCAAAGACCACGTTTGCGAGTTTCTTCCTGTCGATCTCACCTTGACAGAATATCTTTGGACCGAACAGCCGTCTCAAGCGGTCTTTCACAGCCTCTTCTTTCAGCGCCTCGTGTCCAATTTTGTCAACATCTATGACCTGGGCTCCGAGTTCTTTGAAAATTTCCGCCACGGTGCTCTTTCCACAACCCATCTTTCCCGTTAAGCCGACGACAAACCTCAGAAGAGTTTTTCCCCCTTACCGAGCAGCGGCTCAATCTGGGCGAACTCTTCTTCTGTGACCACGATCAAAGCCGGTTCCGTCCCAACTTGGTTGTAGAACTCGATGAACTTCTTTTCTACATCGGTCCCTTCATTCACAACCACGACGTAGACGTTCTCACCCAGTGGACCTTCATCTACACGATACAGGCACTTGGGTTTGAATATCTCAAGGATCTTCTGCGTCATTCGATCACAACCCTTTTCG
This window contains:
- a CDS encoding ABC transporter substrate-binding protein, yielding MRRFLVVLLTVLLVTLMMAKVKVTFWHAMGGGHGKTLQEIVEFFNQQRPDIEVEAVYIGNYAALQQKLLAAAQAGGLPTISQAYSNWTAKLIYSGIVEVLNSYVNDPQIGLSKAEWEDIWEVMRLNCTWDDKIYAVPFNKSIYVLYVNTDALALAGLKIPETIGELKRAAILLTEDFDNDGTIDQYGFGFRSTVDHFQVFLALNGGSILQKGPDGKWKVTINSPESREVLQFLLDLKDKYALVQGGYLDGPFGEGKIAMFIETVASKPYVDAASKGKHGWTWAPVPVWKTRNVQFAGTDVIMFSTAKPEEKKAAWEFMKFLISPEITAYWAVKTGYLPVRKSATETAIWKKLVAEDPAAEVPLIQLPYGVFDPQIGVWAEIRSIVGTMVSDVLYGKKTIEEGLAWAEAEIKRELEKEGL
- the kdd gene encoding L-erythro-3,5-diaminohexanoate dehydrogenase; the protein is MDVRGDPFGRHRVIEPKGKLPQPAWKLDNDTSKLYDNEILIDVIRLNIDAASFAQIKHEVGADEQKVAEKIMQIVEQRGKMHNPITGSGGMLIGRVKAIGKDLNVDVKVGDKIATLVSLSLTPLNLKKIKKVYLDRDQVDVEAEAILFETGVFARLPEDMPESVALAVLDVAGAPIQTARLVSPSDLVLVIGAGGKSGVLCSYVAKKYSGPTGRVVALVHSERSIEQLKKLGFVDDIFVSDAQDAVSSYEKFIEVTNGRLADVVINVVNVPDTEMTSILCARERGKIYFFSMATSFTKAALGAEGIGKDVDMIIGNGYAKHHAEFALQIVRENEKLYQHFLERYGEK
- the coaE gene encoding dephospho-CoA kinase (Dephospho-CoA kinase (CoaE) performs the final step in coenzyme A biosynthesis.) — protein: MRFVVGLTGKMGCGKSTVAEIFKELGAQVIDVDKIGHEALKEEAVKDRLRRLFGPKIFCQGEIDRKKLANVVFEDAEKLRILESVVHPVIKDKVLKLIEACSDVVVLDAALLRRIGLAELCNVIITVKCDEAKIVERLKKKGLSQQEIQRRLAAQNDIVEEGIVIENNSDLASLRNEVVNLYKRLLEGGVGG